The sequence GGAGCAATTTTCGATACCATTTCAGTTTGTTTGTCAAAAGGATTAGGTGCGCCAATTGGTTCGGTGCTCCTTGGTAGCAAAGCTGATATTCACAGAGCGTTGAGAATCAGGAAGATATTAGGTGGCGGAATGCGCCAAGTTGGTTATTTAGCAGCAGCGGGGCTTTACGCTTTAGCAAATAATATTGAAAGATTAGCTGAAGATCACAGAAGAGCAAAAGAAATTGGTGCAATTTTGAGTGCAAAATCATGGATTGCTTCTGTAGAGCCGGTAGAAACTAATATTCTGATTTTTTCTTTGGCAGAAGGATACAGCGATACGCTTTTAATCGAAAAATTAAAACAGAAAAACATCCTTATAAGCTCGTTAGGACATAATAAACTCCGAATCGTTACGCATTTAGATTACAAAGAAGTCATGCATACGTATGTGATGGAAATCTTCTCAAAGATTTAAGATACTAAGATTCTAAGTCGCTAAGGTTCTGAGCTTTTAATTTTGCTTAAAAAAAAGACGCACAATTAGTGCGTCTTTTTATTTTTTTGCTATAAACCTTAGCGACTTAGAATCTTAGTATCTTAGAATATTTATTTAAAAAGATTATCCATCCCTGGAATCATCGGCATATCCATTTTTGCGACAGCGTCAAGTTCTCTTTCGTTGATGTTTGTAGCTTTTTCGATTGCTTTATTTAAGGTTACCACTAAATAATCTTCCAATTGTTCTTTATCTTCTAAAAGAGAGTCGTCAATTGAAACCGATTTTATTTTTCTGCTTGCAGTAATTGTTATTTTCAATAATCCGTCAGCGCTTTGCTCGTC comes from Flavobacterium sp. KACC 22761 and encodes:
- a CDS encoding YbaB/EbfC family nucleoid-associated protein, which codes for MDLMGMMGKLKETQQKIEDTKKRLDTVLIDEQSADGLLKITITASRKIKSVSIDDSLLEDKEQLEDYLVVTLNKAIEKATNINERELDAVAKMDMPMIPGMDNLFK